The nucleotide sequence TTATATTCAATGGAAAAACATCGTTCCTGACTTTGTAGTTGATATAACTGGATTTACGGATAAAAAAACAGAATCTATTTTAGCCTATAAATCGCAATTTTATGACCCAAATTCTAAGGAGCCCGAGTCTCCAATTACATCCAAAAACTTTTTTGAAAGCCTAAATTATCGTTCCAGAGACTTAGGTAGGTTAGTAGGGGTAGATCATGCAGAAGGTTTTACGGTTGAAAGATATTTGGCTGTCAATAGTTTAGGAGATTTGATGTAATTTTTCTCAATTTATTTTAAAAAAACGTTTGTAGATGTAAAGTTTAGTTGTATATTTGCAACCGCAAACGCAAATGGTGGTTGTAGCTCAGTTGGTTAGAGCATCGGTTTGTGGTACCGAGGGTCGCGGGTTCGAGCCCCGTCTCCCACCCAGAAAGTAAAAGCCTTGAAGAAATTCAAGGCTTTTTTTGTGCTTTAAAATCTCAATTTATCTGCATGTTATAGAATTTTTGAAAAAAAAGGATCAATCCTAAAACCTGTGGAGCGACAAAAATTAAGCATAAATATTAGTTAGCCTAAAAAGGAAAAACTCAATGTTTCTAACTCCTCTAAACTGCGACCTAAAAGCTTTTATTTTGGCATTGAAGGATTCTGCCGAAGCATTAGTACTTCTGTTGTCAAAATAGTTTAATATGTTTTGATAATGATTGGTTATGGTTCGAGATATTGTGTTGAAAGACTTAAATCCTGATTGATTTACTTTTTCATGCCATTTGGCCAGTCTAGTAAAAGCAATTATTTTATCAGTTGTGTTTTCAAAGATATTGCGTAAGTCTTGTGTTAGATTGTATGCTTTATGAATATCGGGATATAAATTGAATAATAAGTCCGCACGTTCTTTTTGGTTCTGAGACCATTTTGATTTGTTTTTGTATAAAAAATAACGACTCCTAGCTAGTAGTTGTTTGAGGGTATCGCCGTTGGTTAATATTTTTGGTTCATACTTCGTTTTGCTGCTTTTAGCTTGTTCCATTGCTTCGTTTTCTTGGTCTATAGCTTTCCATCGGTGTTTAATTCTGATCTCTTGCAAAGCTTCAGTGGCAAGTTTTTGAACATGAAAGCGGTCGGTCACTTGTATTGCTTTAGGAAAACATTTTTTAGCAATTAATCCCATATTACCAGCCATGTCCAATGTTATTTCATTAACTAGGTTTCGTTGTTTAAGAGGGATTTTTTCAATAATTGCAATTACTGTTTCTGCTTTTGTTCCAGCAACCATCGCTACTATAGTGCCTTTTCTACCGTTAGCAGCTTTGTTTGTTAAAACGGTGTAAAGCTCGCCATTAGAAAGAGAGGTTTCATCAATAGATAACCGTTTTCCAATGTTTTCAGGAAAAATAAGCCATTGTTTCGCATGTGCTTTTTGATTCCAGATTTTAAAATCACTTAAGAAATCCTTGTATTGATATAGTAGGTTTTTGCCTTTGACACCATAGAAAGAGGCGATAGCATTACAATCATTAGGCTTTGAATCTATTGATTTCTTTTAAAAAAGACGCAAACTCCTGTGTTACCCGAGTTCCGTCTGCTACTAAATTCCAATCTCTAAATACAACTTGTCCAGTATCTTCGTTAAGCCATCTTCTACGAGTAATGTGTAGGTACACTTGATGTCCACGTATTGGAAAATCTTGAACAGTTATCTCATCAAAAAAACCTTTTGAACTTAATTTGTTTTGACGGTATTCTTTTGGAATCGAATTAATCTCTTTTAAGTATAAATGAAGAATTTCTTCACCTTTTTCATAAGAAGTAAGTTCAAAATAATCAACGATAATTTCTGGCAACAATAACTTGAGAAGTTCAACTAAGGAATCTTTCATTTGCATTTAATTTAAAACACAAATATCGAAATTTAATATTTCCCCACAACTTTTTGACTTGATCCAAAAAAAATAAGTTTTTTTAAAACCAAGCGCACTTATTTATCGTAAATTCAATTATCCCAAAAACAATAGAACATGCAATTAAATACCACACTTAATTGTAAAAGCATCATTTTGGCTTTTTTTATGATGTTTATTACAAGTACTTATTCTCAGTATGTCTTTTATAAAGAGACTATTCCCGAAAAAATATCCTTACATCCATTTGCTTCCATTGCAAATGTTGGCCAAGAAAAGCTAGAGATTCAGTATGTAATTCAGAACTACAATACATTTAACACTTCAAAATTAAAATCAGATAATGATGATTTAGGTTTTACTCAAGATTATTTTTGGGGAAAATTTTCGGTCAAAAATGAATCTGGTTTGGATTTGCATTATTATTTAGAAACAGCAAGACCTATTACTGATCGTGTCGAACTCTATGTAGTGGATAAAAAATCAGGAGTTATCACAAAGTTTGTTAGTGGCGACAAAATGCCTTTTAAGGAAAGAGCTTTTGATAACCGAAAAACAATTTTTAAATTAAATTTTAAACCTAATAGCTCTCTTGATATTTATTTGCATTTAAAGAGTGATGGTGAGGTGGTGAAAATGCCTTTAGAGTTATCTAATTCGGATAGTTTTGTAATAACAGAGTCATTTGAGCAGTTTATTTTTGGTGTATTCTATGGGATACTTCTAATTGCGTCGATTATTTATTTCTTTTTCTTCTTTGCCTTGAAGGAGCAAACGTTTTTGTATTATAGTTTATATGTGTTTTTCGTCAGTTTAATGCAGTTGTCATTAGATGGTTATTTTTATAAATACTTCACTCCAAATGGTGGTTGGTTATCACAACATTCCGTATTGCTATTTTCGATGATAACGGGTATTTTATTAGGAAAATATAGTGAGGTGTTTTTGAAGATAAAACAGCATAATACTATAATCTACAAATTGTTTAATGTGGTATATGGGTTGGCTTTTGTTTTAATAGGTTTTATTCTTTTTGTTCCTTCAGCCTTGGTGTATTGTTATCCTATTGCAAATGTTTTAGGGTTATTTATTTTGTTACTTATCATTAGTTCGATGGTGGTGCTTATGCGTGCAAAAGTAAGGGTTGATTCCTTTTTTGCTTCGGGTATTTTATTTTTAATAGTAGGATTTGGGGTTTTTATTCTCAATAATTTTGGATTACTCCCTAATACTTTTTTAATTCAAAATAGCTCTAAGTTTGGAACAGGTTTAGAGATAATCTTTCTTTCGCTTTCGATGGCCAATTTGATTCGGAATTTAAAGAACGAGAAAAACGAACTGAATCGCCTGGCATTAGTTCGTTCAGAAGAGATGAATGATTTAAAAACTTATTTTTTATCGAATATTAGTCATGAATTGCGTACGCCTCTGAATGCTATAATGAATTTAATTGATTCGGTTTCTAATGATGTTGAAGATGAGAAAATCAAAAGAAACTGCCAAGTAATTAAATATTCATCCCATAGTTTATTGAGTTCAGTAAATGATATTTTAGATTTTTCCAAAATTGAGAAGAAAGAAATTAAGTTGGATAATGTTGTTTTTAATCCTGCATCACTTATTGAGCAAGTGAAAAATAGTGCCGAATTAAGAGCAAAAGATAAAGGCTTAGATTTTGTGTTTACAGCTAGAAATTCGATGCCTAGATTGCTGTTAGGAGACGAAGCAAGATTAGCGCAAGTCATTAATAACGTATTGAGTAATGCGATTAAATTTACTTCTGAAGGATTTGTCAAATTTGAGATTGAGACTAAAATGAAGTCGGATAATTGTGCAAGTTTAGTATTGACAATTTCGGATTCAGGAGTCGGAATTTCTAAAGATAAAATGGATAGTATTTTTGATTCTTTTACACAGCACAATATTGATAATAAACGAAAATTTGGAGGTTTAGGATTAGGACTTTACATTGTAAAAACCTTGGTAGATATGCAAGACGGAACTATTGTGATGAATAGTTATTTGAATAAAGGCACCAGCTGTGTCATCACTTTGGATTTTAAAATGGTCGAAGCTCCCAAAGAAGAAATTATTGCGCCATTACCAGAAGTATATGATTTGGAAGGGAGAACTATTTTGGTTGTTGAGGATAATTCAATAAACCAAATGGTGATTAAAATGATTTTGAAAAAATGGAAGAATACTCATGTGGTGTTTGCAAATAACGGGCAAGAAGGCTTAGATGCTTTTAAAAGCCATTCCATTGATTTAGTATTAATGGATTTACAAATGCCTGTTATGGATGGTTATGAAGCTACAATTGCTATTCGTAATGGTGAAGCAGGGCAAGAAAATAGTTCAGTACCTATAATTGCTGTAACTGCTGATGTTATGGAAGGGACAAAGGCAAGAGTAATTGAAATCGGAATGAATGATTATTTGTCTAAACCAATTAAAAATGATTTGCTTTACAATGCAGTTAAAAAGTTGGTAACTGAACTTGTTTAGGTGTTGTTTCAGTACTAAAACTTTGAGATTAATTGAATAATTTGATTATCCTAGAAACGAAAAAAACCACTAAATCGTTGAATTTAGTGGGTTTTGTAACCATTTGCTTTTCAGCTCGCGGAGAAAGAGGGACTGTTTTGAATTATGAACCCCTTGTATTTGTTGACTTTACAGACAATTCTCAGAATAAGTGCACCGAATTGTGCACCCTTTTTTTTGACTCCATTTAGCACTTATATTGCATGACTCAAATTTACAAAATTAAGTTCAAAAATGGGGCTTAAGATGCTCAAAAAATGATAGGGAATAGGTTTAATTTTTGAACATCAATACTCTATTTTTTATCCAATAATTAAAGGTTCAACCTGTTCCATTTTTAGGCTGGTGTATTGGCAGAATTCCTCAATGGACACCAACTCATTTTCGAGTTTTTTGAGGTCTGTTCTTATTTTTTGCATCAATCTTGTGCTTTGACGATAACTCTTTCCTGTAATGCGTTGTATGTCCTTTGGATAAATGCAAATTCTTTGTTTCTCTATTTTCATACTCTATCTATTGCTTTGACTCGGCTTTGATATACTGTAAAGTACTATTTGTTAGACTTTATTAAGCATAAATTTATGAAAAAAAAAGTGTTTGCTTAGTCCGTTTCAAATAATCTATGATATCTTTCTTCTAGCAGTGCTTTGTATTTTTCTTTAAACTCTACTGAAAGGAATGAATTATCGATCCACTGGTGGGCGATGGGTTTATTTTTTTTGAAACGGTTTGCAATTCCTTTTAGTTGTTTTTCGTTTAAGCCAAGGCTGATTCCTAGTCTTTTGAAATGTTCCCATTTTAGTTTTTTCTTTTTACCTTCCAATGTTAGTGCTAGTTCTTCGGTGTCGTCGGGGTTTACTATGGCTACGTTTAATAAGTCATAGGCTGGTGCCAATGTCCAGGTATCTGCCGAATGGATCATCGAAAAGTTTTTGAGGTGCATATCATTAT is from Flavobacterium sp. NG2 and encodes:
- a CDS encoding transposase, with amino-acid sequence MKDSLVELLKLLLPEIIVDYFELTSYEKGEEILHLYLKEINSIPKEYRQNKLSSKGFFDEITVQDFPIRGHQVYLHITRRRWLNEDTGQVVFRDWNLVADGTRVTQEFASFLKEINRFKA
- a CDS encoding hybrid sensor histidine kinase/response regulator; this translates as MQLNTTLNCKSIILAFFMMFITSTYSQYVFYKETIPEKISLHPFASIANVGQEKLEIQYVIQNYNTFNTSKLKSDNDDLGFTQDYFWGKFSVKNESGLDLHYYLETARPITDRVELYVVDKKSGVITKFVSGDKMPFKERAFDNRKTIFKLNFKPNSSLDIYLHLKSDGEVVKMPLELSNSDSFVITESFEQFIFGVFYGILLIASIIYFFFFFALKEQTFLYYSLYVFFVSLMQLSLDGYFYKYFTPNGGWLSQHSVLLFSMITGILLGKYSEVFLKIKQHNTIIYKLFNVVYGLAFVLIGFILFVPSALVYCYPIANVLGLFILLLIISSMVVLMRAKVRVDSFFASGILFLIVGFGVFILNNFGLLPNTFLIQNSSKFGTGLEIIFLSLSMANLIRNLKNEKNELNRLALVRSEEMNDLKTYFLSNISHELRTPLNAIMNLIDSVSNDVEDEKIKRNCQVIKYSSHSLLSSVNDILDFSKIEKKEIKLDNVVFNPASLIEQVKNSAELRAKDKGLDFVFTARNSMPRLLLGDEARLAQVINNVLSNAIKFTSEGFVKFEIETKMKSDNCASLVLTISDSGVGISKDKMDSIFDSFTQHNIDNKRKFGGLGLGLYIVKTLVDMQDGTIVMNSYLNKGTSCVITLDFKMVEAPKEEIIAPLPEVYDLEGRTILVVEDNSINQMVIKMILKKWKNTHVVFANNGQEGLDAFKSHSIDLVLMDLQMPVMDGYEATIAIRNGEAGQENSSVPIIAVTADVMEGTKARVIEIGMNDYLSKPIKNDLLYNAVKKLVTELV
- a CDS encoding transposase encodes the protein MASFYGVKGKNLLYQYKDFLSDFKIWNQKAHAKQWLIFPENIGKRLSIDETSLSNGELYTVLTNKAANGRKGTIVAMVAGTKAETVIAIIEKIPLKQRNLVNEITLDMAGNMGLIAKKCFPKAIQVTDRFHVQKLATEALQEIRIKHRWKAIDQENEAMEQAKSSKTKYEPKILTNGDTLKQLLARSRYFLYKNKSKWSQNQKERADLLFNLYPDIHKAYNLTQDLRNIFENTTDKIIAFTRLAKWHEKVNQSGFKSFNTISRTITNHYQNILNYFDNRSTNASAESFNAKIKAFRSQFRGVRNIEFFLFRLTNIYA